A single genomic interval of Macadamia integrifolia cultivar HAES 741 chromosome 6, SCU_Mint_v3, whole genome shotgun sequence harbors:
- the LOC122081540 gene encoding probable WRKY transcription factor 65: protein MVGRYNNSSFVTHLEESINTPEKRPESPVSGIINDGKIASPRKSRRAVQKRVVSVPIAEIDGSRIKGEGAPPSDSWAWRKYGQKPIKGSPYPRGYYRCSSSKGCPARKQVERSCVDPTMLVVTYACEHNHPWPTSRNQQQQKQQQQEATIPAVAAAAVTTSTSPTTSSTSTPEAVPGTPKLQSEESLVFGNQTEIEPDEKFADLGEEPMITTDDFSWFSDIVSTSSATILESPFCAESTRGGHADVAMLFPMREEDELLYADLGELPECSLVFRRSGVFEQDEERRRCGLSAAPLCGSSG, encoded by the exons ATGGTAGGCAGATACAACAACTCTTCTTTTGTCACCCACCTCGAAGAGTCTATCAATACTCCTGAAAAGAGACCAGAATCTCCGGTCTCCGGCATCATCAACGATGGGAAGATAGCTTCTCCTAGGAAAAG TAGGCGAGCTGTGCAGAAGAGGGTTGTATCGGTCCCGATTGCGGAAATAGACGGATCTCGGATCAAGGGAGAGGGAGCTCCACCGTCCGATTCTTGGGCCTGGAGGAAATACGGCCAGAAACCCATCAAAGGCTCTCCCTACCCAAG GGGATACTATCGATGCAGTAGTTCGAAAGGGTGCCCAGCGAGAAAGCAAGTAGAGAGGAGCTGTGTGGACCCCACAATGCTTGTCGTGACCTATGCGTGTGAGCACAACCACCCTTGGCCGACCTCCAgaaaccaacaacaacaaaaacagcaACAACAAGAGGCCACTATTCCCGCCGTCGCCGCCGCAGCTGTCACCACCTCAACGTCCCCAACGACCTCATCAACTTCCACCCCTGAAGCAGTGCCCGGCACCCCCAAGCTCCAGTCAGAAGAATCGTTAGTTTTCGGGAATCAAACCGAGATCGAACCGGACGAGAAATTCGCGGACCTGGGAGAAGAACCGATGATCACCACCGACGATTTCAGTTGGTTCTCTGATATTGTGTCCACGTCCTCCGCCACCATACTGGAGAGCCCGTTTTGCGCGGAGAGCACCAGGGGAGGACATGCTGACGTGGCCATGTTATTCCCGATGAGGGAAGAGGACGAGTTGTTGTACGCCGATCTCGGGGAGCTTCCGGAATGCTCGTTGGTTTTCCGGCGGAGTGGGGTGTTCGAGCAGGACGAGGAGCGTCGGCGGTGTGGTTTGAGCGCTGCGCCGCTTTGCGGAAGCTCAGGATGA